GCCTGATCCAGGAGGTGGCGCCCTCCGATGGAGCTCTTCCCGGCCCCGTTCACGCCTGCGATCACGTAAATGACCGGGCGCGGCATCAGCAGGTCGAGCCGGACTTGACCTGGCCCTTCAACCGCACATCCGACCGCACGGCGGCCCGCAATCGATCGGAGGAATCGGGAGACTTCAGCGCCGCGAGTCGTTCATCGAAGCGCTTCCGAAGCGCCTCGAGATCCGCGTCGGCCTTCGCCTGCGCCTGATTCAAGATCTCGACGACCCGAGAATACTCGTCTGGGGCCATCATCACGACCTCGGGCTCGTCATGATTGGTCACGAGGACTACTCGCTCCCGGACTACCGTCCGGACGACGCTGGGCCAGCCCGCCTTCTTGATGTTCGAAGCCGCCAGCGGCTCGAGTGCCTCGAGCGGCGTAGCATTCAGATTCAGGGAACCCATCGGAACCTCCTGTAGACGGGGAAATTATACCCATTTGGGCAATATTCTCATTTGGCCCATTTTGGCAAGTTCAAGGGAAGGCAGATGCCGTGGTGCGATCAC
Above is a genomic segment from Candidatus Tanganyikabacteria bacterium containing:
- a CDS encoding type II toxin-antitoxin system Phd/YefM family antitoxin codes for the protein MGSLNLNATPLEALEPLAASNIKKAGWPSVVRTVVRERVVLVTNHDEPEVVMMAPDEYSRVVEILNQAQAKADADLEALRKRFDERLAALKSPDSSDRLRAAVRSDVRLKGQVKSGSTC